From the Oleiphilus messinensis genome, one window contains:
- a CDS encoding HD domain-containing phosphohydrolase, with translation MALPAPPNYDPNLLDDFMVEFEEAHEFSENTLVELEKHPADEELLHKLFRSVHTIKGNLTFIGFQILVPLLQSVEDILSAVRNEEFGFTREISDVVLLSLDRTKELIAELSGGDDSGTTESSLDHLSQLIASVATCDDKSREARLHSIILELDPSTLALSDPSTNQEDTHPELVHLDTSLGKIEKLLLAHQVTIDDDIAFFFSLMKPLEARSTYWSGRSFRLLLIALSMNHKAGNPINSTQLTTAVIMHDISMAFLPLDILHKSTVYNADERKIVQNHAISSHQLLKNMNRWAEAAEMVLQHHEHFDGMGYPEGLSDEHICHGAKVLAIIDAYDAITHERAHTSRVKRPFIRAVLEINSLSGSQFSPYWIEIFNSVIKMLHARGLV, from the coding sequence ATGGCCCTCCCTGCCCCTCCCAATTACGACCCCAACCTTTTGGATGACTTTATGGTTGAGTTCGAGGAGGCCCACGAATTTTCCGAGAACACACTTGTTGAGCTGGAAAAGCATCCTGCCGACGAGGAACTTCTGCATAAACTTTTCAGGTCTGTTCATACGATAAAAGGCAATCTGACCTTTATCGGCTTTCAAATTCTCGTGCCACTACTACAAAGTGTTGAAGACATTCTATCCGCCGTGCGCAACGAAGAGTTTGGTTTTACCCGGGAAATCAGCGATGTTGTATTACTTTCACTGGATCGCACTAAAGAACTGATTGCCGAGCTTTCTGGCGGGGACGATTCAGGCACCACCGAGTCGTCCCTGGATCATCTGAGCCAGTTGATTGCCAGCGTGGCGACTTGTGACGATAAATCAAGGGAAGCACGCCTGCACTCGATAATTCTGGAACTCGATCCCAGCACGCTCGCCTTGAGCGATCCATCTACAAATCAGGAAGACACACACCCGGAATTGGTTCACCTGGATACCAGCCTGGGGAAAATAGAGAAGTTACTTCTGGCCCACCAGGTAACCATCGATGACGATATTGCATTCTTCTTCAGCCTGATGAAACCTTTGGAAGCGCGCTCAACGTATTGGTCCGGCCGGAGTTTCAGGCTCCTGTTGATCGCCTTGAGCATGAACCATAAAGCTGGAAACCCCATCAATTCTACACAATTAACCACTGCAGTCATCATGCACGACATATCGATGGCTTTCCTGCCTTTGGATATTCTACACAAGAGCACCGTCTACAACGCCGATGAACGGAAAATCGTTCAAAACCATGCCATTTCCAGTCACCAGCTACTGAAAAACATGAATAGATGGGCGGAAGCAGCAGAAATGGTCCTGCAACATCACGAGCATTTTGACGGTATGGGATACCCCGAAGGCTTGTCTGATGAACACATATGCCATGGCGCAAAAGTCCTCGCCATCATCGATGCGTACGATGCCATCACCCATGAACGCGCCCATACATCGCGCGTTAAAAGACCTTTCATTCGTGCAGTGCTCGAAATAAACAGCCTGTCCGGCTCTCAATTTTCACCTTACTGGATCGAAATTTTCAATTCAGTGATCAAAATGCTGCACGCCCGAGGACTGGTTTAG
- a CDS encoding FmdB family zinc ribbon protein, with the protein MPIYEYVCKSCDFQKDVLQKLSDAPLTDCPQCSEPAFTKKISAAGFRLKGGGWYETDFKTGKKKNLAGENKADSSTKKTESTGS; encoded by the coding sequence ATGCCGATTTATGAGTATGTGTGCAAAAGTTGTGACTTTCAAAAAGATGTATTGCAAAAGCTAAGTGATGCGCCCTTGACTGATTGTCCTCAGTGTTCCGAGCCTGCGTTTACGAAGAAAATCTCAGCAGCGGGCTTCAGATTGAAGGGTGGTGGTTGGTACGAAACTGATTTTAAAACCGGTAAAAAGAAAAATCTTGCCGGTGAAAATAAAGCGGACTCCTCCACCAAAAAGACAGAGTCCACGGGCAGCTGA
- the aspS gene encoding aspartate--tRNA ligase, translating to MRSHYCGGLNEAHIDQEVTLCGWVHKRRDHGGVIFLDLRDRDGIAQVVVDPDTPEAFKLADSARSEYVIQLKGRVRRRPSGTENSDMSTGMVEVLGKELVILNKAETPPFPLDDYVDVGEDVRLRYRFMDLRRPEMLNKLRFRSKVTSYIRNFLDGQGFLDVETPILTRATPEGARDYLVPSRTHQGSFFALPQSPQLFKQLLMVSGFDRYYQIAKCFRDEDLRADRQPEFTQVDIESSFIDENTLMGIMEQMVREMFHDLLDVELPTFPRMPYAEAMSRYGSDKPDLRIPLELVDVADLVKDVDFKVFSGPANDAKGRVAALLVPGAAEKLSRKQIDEYTKYVGIYGARGLAWIKVNSLEQGAEGLQSPIVKFLGEDVAMSIMARLGAKDGDIVFFGADKTRVVCEALGALRIKVGHDLEMLEKTWAPLWVVDFPMFEDDDKGGLTAIHHPFTAPSCSPEELEANPEAALSRAYDMVLNGTELGGGSIRIHDPVMQKTVFRILGIDDEEAQNKFGFLLDALKFGCPPHGGLAFGLDRLIMLLTGASSIREVIAFPKTQSATCMLTQAPGEVDDKQLKELSIRVRKQDSDAS from the coding sequence ATGCGCAGCCATTATTGCGGTGGATTAAACGAAGCACACATAGATCAGGAAGTAACCCTTTGTGGTTGGGTACATAAACGTCGGGATCACGGCGGTGTTATTTTTTTGGATTTGCGGGATCGCGACGGTATCGCCCAGGTTGTGGTTGACCCGGATACTCCGGAGGCGTTCAAATTAGCTGATTCTGCCCGTAGTGAATATGTTATTCAGCTGAAAGGGCGCGTAAGACGTCGTCCATCCGGCACTGAAAATTCAGATATGTCCACCGGTATGGTGGAAGTGCTGGGTAAAGAGTTGGTGATTTTGAATAAAGCGGAGACACCACCTTTCCCGCTGGATGATTATGTTGATGTAGGTGAAGATGTTCGTCTTCGCTATCGTTTTATGGATTTGCGTCGCCCTGAAATGCTCAACAAGCTGCGTTTTCGTTCCAAGGTGACCAGTTATATCCGCAATTTTCTTGATGGTCAGGGCTTTCTGGACGTTGAGACACCTATTTTGACCCGGGCGACGCCGGAAGGCGCGCGGGATTATCTGGTGCCCAGTCGTACCCATCAGGGAAGTTTTTTCGCGTTGCCGCAGTCACCTCAGCTGTTCAAGCAGCTTTTGATGGTTTCCGGTTTTGACCGTTATTATCAAATAGCCAAGTGTTTCCGTGATGAAGATCTTCGTGCTGACAGGCAGCCAGAATTCACCCAGGTTGATATCGAAAGCTCATTCATTGATGAAAATACCTTAATGGGTATTATGGAGCAGATGGTTCGAGAAATGTTCCATGATTTGCTGGATGTTGAATTGCCCACTTTCCCGCGCATGCCCTATGCCGAAGCCATGTCCCGATACGGTAGTGACAAGCCTGATTTGCGGATACCGTTGGAGTTGGTGGATGTTGCGGATCTGGTTAAAGACGTTGACTTCAAGGTGTTCTCCGGTCCGGCGAATGACGCAAAAGGGCGTGTTGCCGCATTGTTGGTGCCTGGTGCCGCTGAAAAATTGAGTCGTAAGCAGATTGATGAATACACCAAGTATGTAGGCATCTACGGTGCCCGTGGTCTGGCGTGGATCAAAGTGAATAGCCTGGAACAAGGTGCAGAAGGTCTGCAATCGCCGATCGTCAAGTTCCTGGGTGAAGATGTTGCCATGTCAATTATGGCACGTCTCGGTGCTAAGGATGGTGATATTGTGTTCTTCGGTGCGGATAAAACCCGAGTTGTTTGTGAGGCACTGGGTGCGCTGCGTATCAAAGTCGGGCATGATCTCGAGATGCTGGAGAAAACATGGGCACCGCTTTGGGTGGTTGATTTCCCGATGTTTGAAGATGATGACAAGGGCGGTCTTACTGCGATTCACCACCCATTCACCGCTCCTTCTTGTTCGCCGGAAGAGTTGGAAGCCAACCCTGAAGCCGCATTATCTCGTGCTTATGATATGGTCCTGAACGGTACCGAATTGGGTGGTGGTTCGATCCGTATCCATGATCCGGTTATGCAGAAAACTGTATTCCGTATTCTTGGAATTGATGATGAGGAAGCTCAGAACAAATTCGGCTTCCTTCTGGATGCATTAAAATTCGGTTGTCCTCCTCACGGCGGGCTTGCATTTGGCCTGGATCGTCTGATCATGCTGTTGACTGGAGCGTCATCGATCCGTGAAGTTATTGCCTTCCCGAAAACCCAGAGTGCAACCTGTATGTTGACTCAGGCTCCGGGTGAAGTTGATGACAAGCAGTTGAAAGAGCTTAGCATTCGCGTTCGTAAACAGGATAGCGACGCATCCTGA
- a CDS encoding YebC/PmpR family DNA-binding transcriptional regulator has translation MAGHSKWANIKHRKAAQDAKRGKVFTKVIREIVVAARAGGGVIEDNPRLRAAVDKALGANMKRDTIDKAIARGAGGNDGDNYDELTYEGYGPGGVAILVEAMTDNRNRTVAEVRHAFSKAGGNLGTDGSVAYLFEKKGVLQFAPGTDEETVMEAALEAGAEDVLTSDDGSIEVITLPEAFGAVKDGLQAANLTPESSEVTMVPSNEVALDVDMAEKVLRLVDALEDLDDVQNVYSNSSISPEVLEALNA, from the coding sequence ATGGCCGGACATAGTAAATGGGCGAATATCAAGCACCGGAAAGCCGCTCAGGACGCCAAGCGCGGTAAGGTTTTTACAAAAGTAATCCGGGAAATTGTTGTTGCCGCGAGAGCGGGCGGTGGGGTTATTGAAGATAATCCTCGTTTAAGGGCGGCAGTTGATAAGGCTTTGGGCGCAAATATGAAGCGCGACACCATAGACAAGGCCATCGCACGAGGTGCTGGCGGAAACGATGGTGATAACTACGATGAGCTGACTTATGAAGGTTATGGCCCCGGTGGAGTGGCTATTCTCGTGGAGGCAATGACTGACAATCGAAACCGGACTGTTGCTGAAGTGAGGCATGCATTCAGCAAGGCTGGCGGAAATCTTGGTACAGACGGTTCTGTCGCTTACTTGTTTGAGAAAAAGGGGGTACTTCAGTTTGCCCCGGGTACTGATGAAGAGACAGTAATGGAAGCTGCACTTGAGGCGGGTGCGGAAGACGTGTTGACCAGCGATGATGGTTCAATTGAGGTGATCACCCTGCCGGAAGCCTTTGGTGCTGTTAAAGATGGGTTGCAAGCGGCCAACTTGACGCCAGAATCCAGTGAGGTGACGATGGTGCCATCCAACGAGGTGGCGTTGGATGTGGATATGGCAGAAAAAGTATTGCGATTGGTAGATGCCCTTGAAGATCTGGATGATGTCCAAAACGTTTATTCTAATTCAAGTATTTCGCCAGAAGTGCTTGAGGCTTTGAACGCTTGA
- the ruvC gene encoding crossover junction endodeoxyribonuclease RuvC: protein MSHPIGSQIILGIDPGSRITGYGVIQFFSGKPRYLASGCIRLGDRSLPDRLKILYDGLTEIISWYKPSEMAIEQVFVAKNPDSALKLGQARGVAIVAAANHELEVFEYAARNIKQSVVGKGSAEKSQVQHMVMAILGLEQKPQVDAADGLAVALCHANTTSNLIKISGGARVRRGRIVT from the coding sequence TTGAGTCATCCCATTGGATCGCAAATTATCCTGGGCATAGACCCAGGCTCGAGGATCACCGGTTATGGGGTGATCCAATTCTTCAGCGGGAAGCCCAGGTACCTCGCAAGCGGCTGTATTCGTTTGGGTGACCGGTCTTTGCCGGATCGCCTCAAAATCCTTTATGACGGCCTCACTGAAATCATTTCTTGGTACAAGCCTTCTGAAATGGCCATTGAACAGGTTTTCGTCGCCAAGAATCCGGATTCTGCACTTAAGTTGGGGCAGGCCAGGGGCGTGGCGATTGTAGCGGCTGCCAATCATGAACTCGAGGTGTTCGAGTATGCTGCCCGCAATATAAAACAGTCTGTCGTGGGGAAGGGGAGTGCGGAGAAATCACAGGTTCAACATATGGTTATGGCCATTTTAGGTCTGGAGCAAAAACCTCAGGTGGATGCCGCAGACGGTCTGGCTGTTGCGCTTTGCCATGCGAATACGACATCAAATCTCATTAAAATATCCGGTGGTGCTCGTGTAAGGCGAGGCAGGATAGTGACGTAG
- the ruvA gene encoding Holliday junction branch migration protein RuvA produces the protein MIGRIQGELLGKYGNTVLIDVRGIGYEVDAPLSVLCELPGKGGGVTLYTHFVVREDAQQLYGFMSLQDRDFFRLLIKVNGVGPKMAVTIMSGMSVLELADCFMREDVTQLVKLPGVGKKTAERLVIEMKDKLKQLSLSGSIGEQDLLSAEQQPLNDYKARQSEAEAALLALGYKPAEAKKAIAAVASEGLSVEQIIRDALKGMVKG, from the coding sequence ATGATAGGTAGAATTCAGGGAGAGCTCCTGGGGAAGTATGGCAATACGGTGCTAATTGATGTGCGCGGTATTGGCTATGAGGTTGATGCACCGCTAAGTGTATTGTGCGAGCTGCCAGGTAAAGGGGGGGGCGTTACGCTCTATACCCATTTTGTGGTGCGTGAAGATGCGCAGCAACTTTACGGCTTTATGTCACTGCAGGATCGTGACTTTTTTCGATTGTTAATAAAGGTTAATGGCGTTGGGCCTAAAATGGCGGTTACTATAATGTCAGGCATGTCAGTTTTAGAGCTCGCTGATTGCTTTATGCGTGAGGATGTCACTCAGCTTGTTAAATTACCTGGTGTTGGAAAAAAAACGGCAGAGCGTCTGGTTATCGAGATGAAAGACAAGCTAAAGCAGCTTTCGTTGTCAGGCAGTATTGGCGAGCAGGATTTGTTGAGTGCAGAGCAGCAACCTCTGAACGATTATAAAGCCCGACAAAGCGAGGCGGAAGCAGCATTGCTGGCGTTGGGTTATAAACCGGCTGAAGCGAAGAAAGCGATAGCAGCTGTGGCAAGTGAGGGGCTCTCAGTCGAGCAAATTATCCGAGATGCGTTGAAAGGCATGGTAAAAGGGTGA
- the ruvB gene encoding Holliday junction branch migration DNA helicase RuvB translates to MIEADRIVSSQVTLPDEKFDRAVRPERLADYVGQPSVCQQMEIFIEAARRRSEALDHTLIFGPPGLGKTTLANIIANEMGSSIKTTSGPVLERAGDLAALLTNLDEGDVLFIDEIHRLNAAIEEVLYPAMEDFQLDIMIGEGPAARSIKLDLPPFTLVGATTRAGLLTSPLRDRFGIVQRLEFYSTRDLTHIVARSAGLMGVSIEPSGAEEIAKRSRGTPRIANRLLRRVRDYAEVKGDGNVNQDSANAALNMLKVDHRGFDHLDRRLLSSIIERFDGGPVGIESLAAAISEEKGTIEDVLEPFLIQQGYIIRTPRGRMVTDLAYQHFGIKGASDGTLP, encoded by the coding sequence ATGATAGAAGCTGACAGAATAGTATCTTCACAAGTTACTCTCCCAGACGAAAAATTCGATCGTGCGGTCCGCCCGGAACGGTTAGCGGATTATGTTGGTCAGCCCTCGGTATGCCAGCAAATGGAAATTTTTATCGAGGCAGCTCGACGGCGCTCAGAAGCGCTGGATCATACTTTGATCTTTGGTCCGCCAGGATTGGGCAAAACAACCTTGGCGAACATTATCGCGAACGAAATGGGTTCATCCATTAAAACAACATCAGGACCTGTTCTGGAAAGGGCGGGAGATCTGGCTGCGTTGCTGACAAACCTGGATGAAGGCGATGTTTTGTTCATTGATGAAATTCATCGTTTGAATGCGGCAATCGAAGAAGTGTTGTATCCGGCGATGGAAGATTTCCAGCTCGATATTATGATCGGCGAGGGGCCTGCAGCCCGATCGATCAAGCTCGACTTACCGCCCTTTACGCTCGTGGGCGCTACAACGCGTGCGGGGCTGTTAACGTCCCCTCTGAGAGACCGCTTTGGCATCGTGCAACGACTGGAGTTCTACAGTACCCGGGATTTAACTCATATCGTGGCACGTTCAGCCGGGTTGATGGGCGTTTCAATCGAACCCTCCGGTGCTGAAGAGATTGCAAAAAGATCCAGAGGTACACCCCGAATCGCCAACAGGCTGTTACGAAGAGTTCGTGACTATGCGGAAGTGAAGGGCGATGGCAACGTTAATCAGGATAGTGCCAATGCGGCACTAAACATGCTTAAAGTGGATCACCGGGGATTTGATCATCTTGATCGCAGGTTGTTAAGCAGCATTATCGAGCGCTTCGATGGTGGCCCTGTGGGCATCGAAAGCCTTGCGGCCGCGATTAGTGAGGAGAAAGGAACAATCGAAGACGTATTGGAGCCTTTCTTAATCCAGCAGGGCTACATTATCAGAACACCCCGTGGACGGATGGTTACGGACTTGGCTTATCAGCATTTCGGCATAAAAGGGGCATCGGATGGCACGCTGCCCTGA
- a CDS encoding YbgC/FadM family acyl-CoA thioesterase — protein MSPFSLPIRVYIEDTDAGGIVFYANYLKFMERARTEFVRNQGVALRRELEGGVNFVVANVNVNYLRSAFLDDLLLVTAEVKQLARTYMVFGQTVLRSNTELSLDGVDPSHCELLVKGEIKVACVDQDTGKPRRLPKILERCLVS, from the coding sequence ATGAGTCCGTTTTCGTTGCCGATACGTGTCTACATAGAAGATACCGATGCGGGTGGAATCGTTTTTTATGCCAATTACCTGAAGTTTATGGAGCGCGCCCGGACTGAATTTGTGCGTAATCAGGGCGTGGCCCTGCGCCGAGAATTGGAAGGTGGTGTCAACTTTGTTGTGGCAAACGTCAATGTTAACTATTTACGGTCTGCTTTTCTGGATGATCTTCTCTTGGTGACGGCGGAAGTAAAGCAGCTGGCGCGAACCTATATGGTGTTTGGGCAAACCGTGCTGCGCTCTAACACGGAGCTGAGTCTGGATGGAGTTGATCCAAGCCATTGTGAGCTGCTGGTAAAGGGTGAAATAAAGGTAGCATGCGTTGATCAGGATACAGGTAAGCCAAGGCGGCTGCCAAAAATCCTGGAGCGCTGTTTAGTTTCTTAG
- the tolQ gene encoding protein TolQ, which translates to MSIWSLISGASFIVQFVMLLLFAASVVSWWIIFQRASVFSVARKNMLSFEEKFWSGMDLTQLFRDVSANPTANSGLEVIFRAGFKEFNRLRQQSGVDAEVILEGTQRAMRVALSRESDKLDQHLPFLATVGSTSPYIGLFGTVWGIMNSFRGLAQEHQATLATVAPGISEALVATAMGLFAAIPAVIAYNRYSTKADSLLKSYETFAEEFSSILHRKVHASKAS; encoded by the coding sequence ATGTCCATATGGAGCTTAATCTCGGGCGCCAGCTTTATTGTGCAATTTGTGATGTTGCTGTTGTTTGCGGCTTCGGTCGTTTCGTGGTGGATTATATTTCAGCGCGCGAGTGTGTTCTCTGTAGCCCGTAAAAATATGCTCTCCTTTGAAGAAAAGTTCTGGTCAGGGATGGATTTGACCCAGTTGTTTCGTGATGTTTCTGCCAATCCCACAGCAAATAGCGGGCTTGAGGTGATTTTTCGAGCCGGTTTCAAGGAGTTTAATCGATTACGTCAGCAGTCCGGTGTTGATGCAGAAGTGATTCTGGAAGGCACCCAGCGCGCCATGCGCGTGGCCTTGTCACGGGAGTCCGATAAGCTCGATCAGCACCTGCCATTCCTGGCAACTGTTGGGTCAACCAGTCCTTATATCGGTCTGTTTGGAACGGTTTGGGGGATCATGAATTCGTTCCGGGGTCTCGCTCAGGAGCATCAAGCTACGCTCGCAACAGTGGCTCCTGGTATTTCCGAGGCGTTAGTGGCAACCGCTATGGGACTGTTTGCAGCAATACCCGCGGTAATCGCATACAACCGCTATTCCACCAAGGCAGACAGTCTGCTCAAATCTTATGAAACATTCGCGGAAGAGTTTTCCAGTATATTGCACCGTAAAGTGCACGCATCCAAAGCGTCGTAA
- the tolR gene encoding protein TolR, producing the protein MKMNTKRHRPMSDINVVPYIDVMLVLLIIFMVTAPMLMQGVQVDLPKVESDPFPVDKNKEPLIVSIDANGAYYLELGDQERSKTPLDLSQVSDAVQKVLAQNPGIGVLVRGDTHVEYGAIVRLMGVVQDAGAPGVGLITENP; encoded by the coding sequence ATGAAAATGAATACCAAACGTCACCGTCCAATGTCAGACATTAATGTTGTTCCTTACATTGATGTTATGTTGGTGCTGTTGATTATTTTTATGGTTACGGCACCGATGTTAATGCAAGGGGTGCAGGTTGATCTGCCAAAAGTGGAGTCAGACCCTTTTCCTGTTGACAAGAATAAAGAACCGTTGATTGTCAGCATCGATGCCAATGGAGCTTATTATCTTGAATTGGGCGATCAAGAGCGCTCCAAGACCCCGCTGGATTTGAGCCAGGTGTCCGATGCGGTTCAGAAAGTATTGGCGCAGAATCCGGGAATCGGAGTATTGGTTCGGGGGGATACCCATGTTGAATACGGCGCTATTGTTCGTCTGATGGGGGTTGTCCAGGATGCTGGCGCGCCCGGGGTCGGGCTGATCACAGAAAATCCCTGA
- the tolA gene encoding cell envelope integrity protein TolA has protein sequence MSQASENISYLKSFLFSAGLHLVLIVAITLGWKISLEPDEIAAPKHIKAVIFDASMLEAMRKQVPPPAEVTLPVKPEEKRPEPKKPEEDKQKLLEQQKAQERQKQEAERQKAQEKARQETLRKEQEAIRLKKEKDEKVRQEKLKKEREEKARREQAQKEKARQEKERQEKLEREREKQALEKRQERERMLAEQARKAREDSLKQAAEEAEKARKAEEVSRAMEAQRIAEASLLDRYMSLIQSRIRQKWFKPASAEPGMQVYLSIRLLPTGELVSAEVTRSSGNQAFDNSALSAANAIRNYPVPDDSRVFEKHFRKFTLIFNPKEL, from the coding sequence GTGTCGCAAGCAAGCGAGAATATCAGTTATTTAAAATCGTTCCTGTTCTCGGCTGGTCTCCATCTGGTGCTAATCGTGGCGATTACATTGGGGTGGAAAATTAGTCTCGAACCCGATGAGATTGCCGCTCCAAAGCATATCAAGGCCGTGATCTTCGATGCTTCGATGCTGGAGGCGATGCGTAAACAAGTGCCACCGCCAGCTGAAGTAACCCTCCCCGTCAAGCCCGAAGAAAAGCGACCCGAGCCAAAAAAGCCTGAGGAAGATAAGCAAAAACTCCTCGAGCAGCAGAAAGCGCAAGAAAGGCAGAAGCAGGAAGCCGAACGCCAAAAAGCTCAGGAGAAAGCGCGCCAGGAGACTTTGCGAAAAGAGCAGGAAGCCATTCGGCTAAAGAAAGAAAAGGATGAAAAAGTACGCCAGGAAAAGTTAAAGAAAGAGCGCGAAGAAAAGGCGCGCCGTGAACAGGCACAGAAAGAAAAAGCCCGCCAGGAAAAAGAGCGTCAGGAGAAACTGGAGCGCGAGAGAGAAAAACAAGCGCTTGAAAAACGTCAGGAGCGTGAGCGTATGCTGGCGGAGCAGGCGCGCAAGGCTCGGGAAGACAGTCTAAAGCAAGCTGCGGAAGAGGCTGAAAAAGCCCGCAAAGCAGAGGAAGTTAGTCGAGCAATGGAGGCTCAGCGAATTGCAGAGGCGAGTTTGTTGGATCGTTATATGAGTCTGATTCAATCCCGAATCAGGCAGAAATGGTTCAAGCCAGCGAGTGCGGAACCCGGAATGCAGGTTTATTTGTCGATACGTCTATTACCGACAGGGGAGCTGGTTTCTGCTGAAGTGACACGTAGCAGTGGTAACCAGGCGTTTGATAATAGTGCGCTTAGTGCTGCTAACGCGATTCGAAACTATCCCGTGCCTGATGACTCTCGAGTATTTGAAAAGCATTTTCGAAAGTTCACGCTGATTTTTAATCCAAAGGAGCTATAG
- the tolB gene encoding Tol-Pal system beta propeller repeat protein TolB: MKSSKHMYLILFWLLASIALPARSELTIEITQGADSAVPIAVVPFRNNSVRAIPEDISKIISDDLMRSGEFEPVPIGRMLSMPSRANEVFYREWRLLGQNYLVIGEIDFSSAQNKYNVRYELFDVNQQQRIDGQLFSSTENNLRALAHRISDAIYEKIIGIKGLFSTKIAYITLQKGSSGALEYRLQTADADGHNAKVLLNTSKPVLSPSWSPDAKQMAYVSFETGRPAIYIQDIASGAREIVSSFKGLNGAPAFSPDGKKLALTLSKDGNAEIYVMDLASRSLDRLTRHFAIDTEPSWSVDGRSIVFTSDRSGKPQVYRMNVNGGTPERLTFEGKYNARPRFSSDGKRIFYVHQRNGEFNIAALDLESGESRVLTQTPLDESPSIAPNGRMLIYGTQRGKSGVLAVVSVDGSTKYFLPSKFGDVREPAWSPFTR; the protein is encoded by the coding sequence ATGAAATCTAGTAAGCATATGTATCTTATTTTGTTCTGGTTACTGGCGAGTATCGCGCTGCCGGCTCGATCAGAGCTGACTATCGAAATAACTCAGGGCGCAGATTCTGCGGTACCAATTGCGGTTGTCCCGTTTAGAAATAATAGTGTTCGGGCTATTCCTGAGGATATATCGAAAATTATTTCTGACGATCTTATGCGCAGTGGCGAGTTTGAGCCGGTGCCTATAGGTCGAATGTTGAGTATGCCGTCCCGAGCCAATGAGGTGTTCTATCGCGAGTGGCGGCTATTGGGGCAGAATTATCTGGTAATAGGTGAAATTGATTTTTCATCCGCGCAGAATAAATACAACGTTCGATATGAATTATTTGATGTTAATCAGCAGCAACGGATTGATGGGCAGCTGTTTTCGTCCACTGAAAATAATCTACGCGCGTTGGCTCATCGTATCAGCGATGCGATTTATGAGAAAATCATCGGCATAAAAGGTCTGTTCTCGACCAAGATAGCTTATATTACGTTACAGAAAGGAAGTAGTGGGGCGCTTGAATACCGATTGCAAACAGCTGACGCAGACGGACACAATGCTAAAGTGTTGTTGAATACCAGCAAGCCGGTTCTTTCGCCCAGCTGGTCTCCAGATGCAAAGCAAATGGCCTATGTCTCTTTCGAAACAGGTCGTCCCGCGATCTATATTCAAGATATTGCCTCAGGTGCGCGTGAAATTGTGTCTTCCTTTAAAGGATTGAACGGTGCGCCTGCATTTTCTCCAGATGGTAAGAAACTTGCGTTAACCTTGTCCAAAGACGGTAACGCCGAGATTTATGTTATGGATCTCGCAAGCCGGTCACTGGACCGGTTGACCCGACATTTTGCAATCGATACCGAGCCAAGTTGGAGCGTTGATGGCCGTTCCATCGTGTTTACTTCAGACCGAAGCGGGAAGCCTCAGGTGTATCGAATGAATGTAAATGGCGGTACCCCTGAACGCTTGACCTTTGAGGGTAAATACAATGCCCGACCTCGATTCAGTAGCGATGGAAAACGGATCTTTTATGTTCACCAAAGAAATGGCGAATTTAACATTGCCGCACTAGACTTGGAGTCTGGAGAAAGTCGTGTTTTGACTCAAACGCCTCTGGACGAGTCTCCCAGTATTGCTCCCAATGGCCGGATGTTGATTTATGGAACGCAAAGAGGTAAAAGTGGTGTCTTGGCGGTTGTCTCTGTTGATGGCAGTACAAAATATTTTCTCCCATCCAAATTTGGAGACGTTCGCGAGCCGGCTTGGTCACCTTTTACTCGATAG